The following is a genomic window from Blattabacterium cuenoti.
GTTATTTTTCCTTTTGATTCTAATTTTTTTTCCATGAAAATATAAGATCCGCTTTTTATGTTAAACCTGTATATTTAACAGATTATTAAATTATTTAAAGTTACAAAAATTAAAAAATTTTGAAAATTTACTCATGTATAGAGGATTTTTACTCATTTTCTCCATGTGTATTTTCACTTGGATTTTTTGATGGTGTTCATTTAGGGCATAAAAAATTAATTAATTATTTATTAAAAAAAACAAAACAACAAAAATATACTTCTGTTTTATTAACTTTTAATCCTCATCCTAAAGAAATATTAAATCCAAAACAAAAAGTATTTTATTTAAATACTTTATCTGAAAAAATATCTTATTTAAAAAAAACTGGAATTGAACATCTTATTATTCATCCTTTTACAAAAACATTTGCACAAACTAATATGCAAGATTTTTTCAAAAAAAAATTACTTTCTTCAATAAGAATTTCAATTTTTATCATAGGATATGATTTTCATTTAGGAAAAAATAGAATAAATGCTTATAATAATTTAAAATATTGTTCAAAATTATATGGATTTCAATTAAAACAAATCAATCCATATAAAATAAAAAATAAAATAATATGTTCTACAAATATTAGACAATCTATTTTAAAAGGAGATATAATGTGGTCAAATACAGCTTTAGGTTATTCATATTCTTTATCTGGGTATGTTATTAAAGGAAATGGAATAGGTAGAAAAATATTAACTTATCCTACTGCTAATATTCAAATAAATAATAAAAAAATACTTCCTAAAAAAGGAGTTTATGCAGTTAATGTTCTAATTTTAGAAAAAATATATCAAGGAATTATGAATATTGGAACTTCACCTACTATAAATATAAATAATAAACAAATTAAAATTGAAGTTCATATTTTTAATTTTTGCACAATTTTATATGGTAAAAAAATAAATATTTTTATTATACAAATGATTAGAGAAGAAAAAAAATTTAATTCAATTCAAGAATTACAAACACAAATTAAATTTGATCAAATAAAAGCAAAATTTTTTTTAAAAAAAAAATAATTTGATAAATAATATTGATAATTTTATTAAAAATTTAAAAAAAAATTGTTTAAAAAAAATTATAAATTTAGTATCTTTTAATGAAGAAATTTCACATAATCTTAAAACAAAATACAAAGATAAACCATTTTATGATTATTTTACAATATATCAACTAATGGAACAAATATCTGGATTATCTCTTATTCCTGAATCCAATTTATTTTTTTATTTTTTTATTTTGCTTAAACAAAAAAAATGCATTTTATCTCATACATTTAATCATTATTCAAAATGGGCTTATAATATATTAAAAGATTTTCAAATTTTAGATTTTAATTTAACTAATATAAAAAATTTTTTTTCTTATACAATTTCTATAGAACAAATTAATATATGGAATATAAATAATGGTAATACAAAATATAATTTAAATATTACAGATAATATTCTTTTTTGGCAAGAAATTAAACAATATTATTATTATCTTAATAATGAATTATTAAAAAGAAAAAAGGGATATACTGGAATGATTTTTAGACAAGCAATTTCTCAATTGGATAATTATTTATCTTCTAATCATCAAGAATATTTTTTATTTTTAATTCCTTCCAATTTATATTTTTTAAATGCATGTGAAAAAAAATTAATTAATAAAATAATTAAATTAAATGTAGGATCTATTTATTATTATCATACATATTCAAAATTATATCACAATATTTTTTTTTTAAAAAAAAAAAATGCTAATAATAAAATAAAAATTTTTAGTGTATCAAGAGATATTGATCAAATCAATATAATAAAAAAAATAATACATAAACTTATCAAACAAGGATCTAAATTAGATCAAATAATTATTATTTTAGGTGATATTTCTTTAATGGAACTATTATCAAATACATTACATAAATTAAATATTCCAATACAAACATCTATTGAATTACCATTATATAATATATTAATTCATAATACATTTTATTCAATTTTACAATTAATTCTCAATCAAGAAATATACAATAAGTTTTATAAACAAGATATATTACGTGTATTATCTAATGGATATATAAAACAATTTTTGATGAAAAATAATTTTTCATGCATAGAAAAAATAAATGCAATCGATTCTGATACTGATATAACAATACAAATTATCAATAAATATATAATAGATGATTTAAAAATTATTTTTTTTAAAAATTACAAAAATATATTTATTTGGTTTTTACAACTACTTAAAAAATTTAAAAATCTTTTATCCACATATGCTCAACAACATATATTAGAATTAAAATTTATTCTAAAATTAGAAAAATATATTACATATATAATTAATACAAATACAACAAAAAATATTAATTTTGGCATACAAGATTTATTAATTATTTATCAACATTTTATCACAAATAATACAATACCATATCCATATAACAATACAAAAGGAGGAGGAGGATTGAAAATAATAAAATTTAATAATAATTTTCATTTAGAATACTTAGAAAATACAATTATTACATCCTTTAATGAAGGATGTATTCCTCCAATTATTCCAAATTATATAGATAAAACATTTTTATCTAATGAGCTTAGAAAAAAATTTAAAATATATTGTATATCCAATAATAAAAATAATAATAAGTATTATTGTCAATATTTTCAAAATATTTTGAATCATTCAAAAAATATTTTTTTATTATATAATAATGAAAAAGATGAATTTTCTTCAGGAGAAAAAAGTAGATTTATACATAAAATGGAAATAAATTACACATTATATGAAGAAAATCAAACAGAATATTGTAATACAAATAATAATGAAAAGAATCAACAATCAATAATAATAAAAAAAACAAATTATATAATTAATAAATTACAGAAAATAGCTAATTCTGGATTTTCTCCATCATCTATTATTTTATATAATAAAAATAAATTAGATTTTTATTACAATAAAATACTGGAATTAAAAAATTTGCACACGATTTCATTTAAACAAAAAATTGGACATATTGTTCATAAAATATTAGATATTTTATATTCTCCCATGAAAGGAAATTTATTAAATTTAAAATCTATTCATGAAATGAAACATCAGTGTAATAATATTTCAAAAACAGTTATATCTCAATATCAAATTAAAGATCATAACAATATCTTTTTATTATCTTTAGTTACAACTTATGTCAATAATTTTCTTTCTTGGGATGAACAAGCAATTTTAAATGGACATACAATTTTTATAAAAGAAATTGAATATAGAATTTCTACACAAATAAATCAAATGATTATGCATTATGATAAAGTTTCTTTAAAAGGAATAATTGATCGTATAGATGAATATGACGGTATAACTAGAATTATTGATTATAAAATTGGAGTCTCAAAAGTTAAAAATATTTATATCTCTTCAAACAAGATTAAAAATATTTTCAATAATTCATATTATGGAAATATAATGCAATTATTAATTTATATTTATTTATGGTATAATTCCCCTATAGTTAACTCAAAAATATCTCCAGTAATAGCAATTGTATCTCCTGAAAAAGAAAAAAAAAATTCTATTTCTACTATCTATATAAATTTTTTAAAAAAACAACAAATTACATATGAATGTTATAAAACTAAAATTTTTCCACATTTAATTAAAATAATTTCAGAAATATTAGATCCAACTATTCCAATGATAACAAATTATATTAATGATTTTTAATATATGATTCTATATAATTTCCTACTTGTTCAGTAGAATAATATTTTTCTAATGGATTAGCAATATCCTTAGTTATAATATGATTATGTATAGAACTTCTAACGGCTTTTTCTATAAGTTGTTGTTCTTTATATAAACTAAAATAATTAAACATCATAGCAACTGATAATATACATCCTAATGGATTTGCTATATTTTTACCAGCAGCTTGAGGATAAGATCCATGAATAGGTTCAAATAAACCCTTGTTATTTTCTCCAATAGAAGCAGATGGCATAAGTCCTAAAGAACCACTTAATAGACTAGCTTCATCAGATAATATATCCCCAAACATATTATCTGATAATATAACATCAAAATCCATAGGATTCATAATAATTTTCATAGAAGCATTATCTATATATAAATATTCTAATTGTACATTTGGATAATCTAAGGAAATTTCTTTAATGACTTCACGCCATAATCTAGATGTTTCTAATACATTAGCTTTATCAACTAATGTTAATTTTTTTTTTCTATCATCAGCTGCTTTGAATGCAAGTTTTCCAATTCTTTTAATTTCATCTTTAGAATAAATACAATAATCATAAGCTACTTCACCATTTGTTAAACGACCTTTTTTTCCAAAATAAATTCCACTAATTAATTCACGATATATAACAAAATCTACATTTTGTAATATATTGTGTTTGATAGGAGATGAATAGTTAATATCACTATAAGAAATTATGGGTCGTATATTACAAAATAATTTCATTTCTTTTCTTAAACGTAATAATCCATCTTCTGGTCTCATTCCACGTGGATAAAATTCATATTTAGAATGACCTATTGCCCCAAATAAAACTGCGTCTGCTTGAAGACAATTTTCTATAGTATTGTCAGGCATTGGATTATTAAATTTTCTAATAGCTAATGCTCCTGCTACAGCTTGTGTATAACAAAAATTATGATTAAATTTTTTATTTATACATAATAAAATTTTTTTACCTTGTTGTATGACTTCAGGACCAATTCCATCTCCCTCTATAATAACTATCCTTTTTTTCATATTTTATATAAGAATTATTCAATTAAAATATGATGTGTTAGTTTCAAACTTTTCAATATCATCTTTTCTAGATCTTAAATATGATAAATTATCATATCCATTAATAAAACAATTTTTTTGATATAAATTTATTGTAAAATATTGATAGGCCTTAGTTTCTAAAATAATTATTTTTTGTTGAATTAAATTGACTAAAATTTTAGTTTTGTGATTTTTTTCTACTTGATGAAATAATTTATTTAAAAATATATTAGATACTTCTAAAGTTAATAATCCATTATTAAATGCATTTTCTTTAAAAATATCGGCAAAAAAACTAGATATTACTACTTTAAATCCATATTGCATTATAGCCCATACTGCATGTTCACGACTAGATCCACATCCAAAATTTCTTCCAGATAATAAAATTTTTCCTGAAAAAGAAGGGTTATTAAGAATACAATTTGTATTTAAATCATCATTTTTATGATATCTCCAATCTCTAAAAAGATTTTTACCAAATATTTGAATACCACTTTCTTTTAAAAAACGTGCAGGAATAATTTGATCTGTATCAATATTTTCCCTGTTTAATGGAACCACTTGACTAATTAAAATAGAAAATTTTTTCATAAAAAATTCTTTTTTAAATATTTATTAATATCCACAATTTTTCCTGTAATAGCTATAATAGCTGCTGTTAAAGGACTAACTAATAAAGTTTTCACATTTTTACCTTGTCTACCTTCAAAATTTCTATTAGATGTTGATACACAATATTCTCCTTGTGGAATTTTATCTTCATTCATACCTAAACATATAGAACATCCAGGTTGACGAAACTCAAATCCTGAATTGTAAAAAATTTTATCTAATCCTTCTTTTTTAGCTTGTTTAATAACTCTTTGTGATCCAGGAACTATAATAGCATTTACATGATTAGCGATTTTTTTGCCTTGCACTATAGAAGCAACTACTCTAAGATCTTCTATTCTAGAATTGGTACAACTGCCAATAAAAACATAATTAATTTTTTTTTCTATTAATAATTCACCTTGCTTAAATCCCATATATTTTAAAGCTCGTTTATGATTTGGATTAGATAAATATGGAATTTTATTAGTAATTTTTATACCCATTCCAGGTGTTGTCCCATATGTAATCATAGGTTCTATATGTTCAATATCTATAATATATTGTTTATCAAAATTATAATTGTTATCTGTTTTTAAATTATTCCAATATAATTTCAATCTATCATTTTTATCGCTATTAAATTTATTTTTTAAATAATTAAACGTGATTTGATCAGGAGCAATTAATCCTCCCTTTGCTCCCATTTCAATACTCATATTACATATTGTCATTCTTCCTTCCATACTCATATTTTCAATTATAAATCCTGTATATTCTATAAAATACCCAACACCTGCATCCACTCCTAATTTAGATATAATATATAAAATTATATCCTTTGGAGTTACTCCTCTTTTTAATTTTTTCCCCTTTAATTGAATATTCATTTGTTTAGGCTTAGTCATTAATAAACATTGAGATGCTAATACCATAGCAACTTGACTTGTTCCAATTCCAAAAGCCAAACTGCCAAAAGCACCATGTGTAGAAGTATGACTATCGCCACATACAATTGTCATTCCAGGAAGAGTAAGACCCAATTCTGGACCAATAACGTGTACAATCCCATGATTTTTATCTCCCATTTTATATAAATTAATTCCAAACTCTTTACAATTTTTTATTAATAAATCTATTTGTTTTTTTGATAGTGGATCTGAAATTGGAAGATGCTGATTTAATGTAGGAACATTATGATCTGCAGTTGCAACAATTTTTTTAGATCTCCAAACAGATAAATTTCTTTTTTTCAATTCATAAAAAGCTTGAGGACTGGTAACTTCATGAATATAATGACGATCTATATATAGTATACCAACGTCCTTCGTTACATTAGATACTATATGAGAATTCCATATTTTATCAAATAATGATTGTATTATAGGCATATAATAGTTTAAGAATGATTAAAAATTGCTAATTGATTATTTTTTAATTGTGCTTTTTTTAATAAAAATTTTAGTTCTTTATCTTCCACTTGTTTATTTTGATCTGCATAATCTAAAAACACAGAATAAATAATATCTAATGAATTTTTTGTAAAAGAATATCCTAATTTTTTATAACGATATGCTAAAGCTGATCTTCCACTTCTAGCTGTTAGAATAATTGATGAATCATCTCCACCAACATCTTCAGGATTAATACTTTCATAAGTTTCTCTTTTTTTAATAATTCCATCTTGATGAATACCAGATGAATGAGAAAAAGCATTTTTTCCAACAATAGCTTTATTTGCTTGAACTTTCATTCCAGTATATTGAGAAACTAAATTACTAGTATAACAAATTAATTTTGTATTAATATTAGTATATACATTTAACTTATTATTTTGTTTAATAATCATTGCTATTTCTTCTAATGAAGTATTTCCAGCTCTTTCTCCAATTCCATTAATTGTACATTCAACTTGTTTTGCTCCATTAATAATACCATATAAAGAATTAGCTGTTGCTAATCCTAAATCATTATGACAATGAGTAGATAATGTTACTCTATGAATATTTTTTACATTTTCTTGTAGAAACCTAATTTTTTCTCCATACTCATATGGTAAACAATTGCCTGTTGTATCTGGAATATTAATTACAGTTGCTCCATTTTTTATTACTTCTTCACACACTAAAGCTAAAAATTCATTATTTGTTCTACCAGCATCTTCTGCATAAAATTCTATATCTTCTACAAATTTTTTAGCATATTTAACCGATGAAGCCGCTATTTCTAAAATTTTCTCTTTAGTACTATTAAATTTATAACGTATATGACAATCTGATGTTCCTATTCCGGTATGAATTCTAGATTGTTTTGCAAATTTTAATGAATCTGCAGCAATTTCTATATCTTTTTTTATTGCTCTAGATAATGCACAGATAATTGGATTATATACTGATTTACAAATCTCTTGAACAGATTTATAATCTCCTGGACTTGAAGCGGGGAACCCTGCCTCAATTATATCTACTCCTAATAATTCCAATTGTTTGGCTATTTTCACTTTTTCTACAAAATTTAATTTACATCCTGGAACCTGTTCTCCATCACGAAGCGTTGTATCAAAAATTTGAATTTTATTTTTACCCATACCCATACCCATAATATTTGTTGTTGGAATTTTTTAATTTTTTTCAAAACTATTTTTTATACAATAAATATTCACATACATAATACAGACATTTACAATGTTTATTGATTTTGGATTAATATACATTATACTTATTATCAATTTTAATAATAATACAATATTACGATGTCCAGAAAAAATGATAAATTATTTTTATTAATTAAATCATTATCAAAATCTGAAAAAATACATTTTAAATTATATGCAAAAAGGATAAAAACAAATAAAAAAGCTAAGTTTACTAATTTGTTTGAAAAAATGAATAAAATGAATTCTTATAATGATAAGAAAATATTAAATAATACTTCTATTTCAAAAAAACAATTATCTAATATAAAAGCTCATTTATTTAAACAAATTTTAATTAGTTTAAACTTACAAAATATTGAAAAAAATAATGATGTTAAAATATTAAATTATATAAATTTTGCTAAAATATTATATAATAAAGGATTATACATACAAAGTTTAAAATTTTTAAAAAAATCCAAAATACTTGCTAGAAATGAATACATGAATATCATTTTATTGGAAGTAATAGAATTTGAAAAAATGATAGAATCTCAACATATAACTAGAAGTATTCATTCTAAATCTGGAGACTTATCTTTAGAATCCAAAGAATTAATTGAACAATTAAAATGTCAAAATTCGTTTTCTAATTTATCTTTAGAATTATATGGATTATATCTTAAGGTTGGATATGTTAGAAATGAAAAAGATAAAATTTTTATAGAATCTTATTTTAGAACAAATCTTCCAAAATTTAATATTAAATATCTTAATTTTTATGAAAAATTATATTTATATCAAGCAAGAGTATGGTATCATCATATACAACAAGATTTTATAATGTGTTATCAATTTTCAAAAAAATGGGTAAAATTATTTCAAATAAATAAAAATAAAAAAAAAGTACTGCCAATTAGTTATTTAAAAGGATATCATCATTTATTAAATACTTTATTTTATTTAAATAAATATTATCAATTTATCAAAATTTTAGCAGAATTTGAAGAAGAAGTAAAAAAGAATGATTTTATTTTAAATGTAAATACTGAAGTATTAATTTTTTTATATAAATATACTAATATAATTAATAAGCACTATATGGAAGGAACTTTTTCAGAAGGAATTAATAATGTAATTCCTTCTTTATTAAAAGAATTTAATAGATTATATAATTTATTAGATATTCATTATATTATGATTATTTATTATAAAATAGCTTGTTTATATTTTGGTAGTGGAGATAATAAAAATGCTATTTTATATCTGGTAAAAATTATGTCAAATAAACAAACTAATATACAAAAAGACTTACAATGTTCTGCAAGACTTTTATATTTAATGGCTTGTTATGACAGTGGATTAGACGATAATATGGATGGAAAAATACAATCTGCTTATAAATTTTTTATCAAAATGGATGATTGGTATATTGTACAAAAAAAAATTATTTTTTTTTTCAAAAAACTTGGCAATCTTTATCCAAATCAAATTACAATACAATTTAAAAAATTAAGAGATAAGTTATTAAAATATTCTTTTCATCCTTATGAAAAAAGAACTTTTTTATATTTAGATATTATTTCTTGGTTAACTTCTAAAATAGAAAATAAACCAATAGAACAAATTATTAAAGAAAAATTTTTATTACGTGATAGTCATATCAGATAATTTATTTTTAAAACAAAAAATTATATTTACTTTTAATCATGATGCAAAAAGAATGTTTTTTAATAATTAAAAATTAATGAAAAATATTATCGATGAACTCTCTTGGAGAGGATTAATTAAAACTACAGTTTCTGGAATAGAAAAACAATTACAAAATCCCACTACTATATATATAGGATTCGATCCAACTTCTGATTCATTACATTTAGGAAATTTACTACCAGTAGTTTTATTAATTCACTTTCAAAAAATGGGACATAAATCTTTAGCATTAATTGGTGGGGCTACTTCCATGATTGGAGATCCATCTGGAAAAAATGAAAAACGTATAATATCTTTTAACCAAAAAATTTTACATTATAATATAACATCTATTACAAAACAATTACATAATTTATTTACTTTTTATTTAAAAGATAAAAATATAGAAATATTAAATAATTTAAATTGGATAAAAAAATTAGATATATTATTTTTTTTACGTAAAATAGGTAAAGAAATATCTGTAAATTATTTAATGGCTAAAGAAAGTGTAAAAAATAGAATAGAAAATAATCAACATGATGGAATTTCATTTATGGAATTTTCTTATTCTCTTTTACAAGGATATGATTTTTATTATTTAAATAAAAAAAAAAATTGCTTATTACAAGCAGGTGGATCTGATCAATGGGGAAATATTATTACTGGAATAGATATTATAAGAAAAATTTCTAAAAAAAAAGTATATGGATTAACTTTTCCATTAATTACAAATTCTTCTGGAAAAAAATTTGGAAAAAGTGAAAAAGGAGAAAATATATGGTTAGATCATAAACGAACTACTCCTTATAAATTTTATCAATTTTTTATAAATTTATCAGATAATGAAATTGAAAAATTTGTAAAATTATATACATTCTTTTCTAAAGAAAAAATTAATCAATTAATTATAAATCATAGAAAATGTCCTGAAAATAGATTGTTGCAAAAAACAGTTGCTTTCACAGTCACTAAATGGGTTCATGGAAAGACAATTTCTGAAGAATTAAGTGCAATTTCAACAATATTATTTGAAAAACACAATATTAATTCTTTATTAAATGAGAAAATGTTATATTATATTTTTAAACATATTCCAAATCTCCTGATTTCTTATGAAAAATTTAAACAAGGTATATTTTTAACAGACTTATTAAAACATTTCTTTACATCTAAAACCAATATTTTACGTGCTATAAAAAATCATTCTATTTCAATTAATAAACAAATTATTAAAAATAATATTGTAATTCAACAACAACATATCATAGGATTAAAATATATTTTATTAAAATTTGGAAAAAAAAAATTTTTTATTATTAAAATTGTATAATTTTAGTATCCAAAATATTTTAATTGACAATAATTAGATCTCCAATTTTTTAAAACTAAAATTTTAATTGAAATATTAATTTCTTTTTTAAAAAAATTTTTTATACTTTGTTTAGATTCTCGTTTTAATCTATTCAGAGATAATTCATTATGTCCAATTAAAATAATTTTTTGAGAATATTTTTCTACATATATTATAGAAGATATATCAATGTGATCATTTTCTTCTTTAAAAAAATTAGTCATCACCTCAGAAGAATATGGAATTTCTTGATTATATAAATAATAAATTTTTTCTCTAATTATCTCGTTTACAAAAAAACGTTGAGATTTATCACTAATCCACTCTTTTGGATAAAATGGGGGATGTGCTGATAATAAATTAACAATTTTTTGAATTAAAAATTCTTTATTAATATTTTTTAATGCAGATATTGGTAATATATCAGACAAAGGAAATAATTGACTCCAAAAATTAATATTCTTATGAAGAATATTTTCATTATAATAATATAATCCCATTTTATCTATTTTATTAATCAAAATAATAATAGGAATATCTTGTTTTTTAAGATAAGTAACAAAATTCATAATTTTTTCGTGTAAAAAAAGATATTTTTCTACTTCTGTAAGAAGTAAAATAATATCAGCATCTTCTATAGATTTTTTGACATATTTCATCATAATTTTTTGTATTAACATCTTTTGTTTTTTCATAATACCAGGAGTATCCGAAAATACAATTTGAAAATTTTCTTTATCTAAAATGCCTACAATTCTATGACGAGTAGTTTGCGGTTTGTGAGTTACTATAGATATATTTTTTTCAACTAAAGAATTTATTAAAGTTGATTTTCCTGCATTTGGAAATCCAATAATATTTACAAATCCAGATTTATATATCATGATATATATTTTTTTTTCTAAAAATTATTTCTTTTTTATTTAAACAATCTATCAATATTAGATAATTTTTATCAATATTGCCTTTAATAAGTTCTTTAGATAATTTATTCATTATATCATTTTGAATCACTCTTTTTAATGGTCTTGCTCCAAAAATAGGATCATATCCTTTTTCTGATAAATATAAAATAGCTTGTTCAGTAATTTCTATATGTATATTTTTTGTTAATAAAAATATTCCCAAATTTTTAATTTGTAATTTCACAATATCTTTAATTCTTTCTCTAGAGAGAGGTTGAAAAAAAATAATTTCATCTATTCGATTAATAAATTCTATTCTTACAATATTTTTTAATAATTTAATTAAAGTTTTTTTAATATTCTCTATTTTATTAGAATCAAAAAAATCTTCATTATTAATTATTTCTGATCCTATATTAGATGTCATTATAATAATAGTATTTGTAAAATTTATTGTATGCCCATGATTATCAGTTAATCTACCATCATCTAATACTTGTAAAAGAATATTAAAAACATCACGATGAGCTTTTTCAATTTCATCTAATAAAATTACACTATACGGCCTACGACGTATTGCTTCTGTTAATTGACCACTTTCCTCATACCCAATATATCCTGGAGGTGCTCCAATCAATCTACTTATAGAATGACGTTCTTGATATTCACTCATATCTATTCTAACTATATTGTTTTCATCATCAAATAAATATTCAGCTAATGCTTTAGCTAGTTCTGTTTTACCAATTCCTGTAGATCCCATAAATAAAAAAGACCCTATAGGTTTGGTTTCATCCTGAAGTCCAGCTCGAGAACGTCTTATTGCATTTGCAACAGATTGAATTGCTTCATTTTGACCTATCACTCTTTTATGCAATTTTTTTTCTAAATAAATTAATTTTTCTTTTTCACTTTTCAACATTGTTATAACTGGAATTCCAGTCCATTTGGATACTACTTGAGCAATATCTTCTTGACACACTTCTTCTTGAATCATTCTTACCCCTTTATCTTCTTTATTTTTTAATTCTATTTCAAATTGTTTAATTTTGTTTTCTTCTTCTTTAATTTTTCCATATCTTAATTCAGCTACTTTTCCATAATCTCCTAATCTTTCTGCCTGTTCAGATTCAAATTTAAAATGTTCTATCTTGTCTTTAGCCTTTTGCAATCCTTCTACTAAATTTTTTTCATTTTCCCACTGAATTTGCAATTGCATCTTTTCTTGATTTAATTGTAATAATTCATTTTTTAAAACATATAATTTTTTTTGTTGATCTTTTTCTCTTTTAATAGCTTCTATTTGTATTTCTATTTTCATAATTTTTCTATACAAAATATCTAATTTTTCTGGTTTTGAATTTATTTCCATTCTTAATTTAGAAGCAGATTCATCAATCAAATCAATAGCTTTATCTGGCAAAAATCGTTCATTAATATAACGTTTAGATAACTTTACTGCTGCAATAATTGATTCATCTTTAATCCTTACTTTATGATGACTCTCATATTTATCTTTAATTCCTCGCAATATAGAAATAGAATCTGAAATAGATGGTTCATTAACGTATACAGGCTGAAATCTTCTTTCTAATGCTTTATCTTTAATAAAATATTTTTGATATTCATGTAACGTTGTTGCTCCAAT
Proteins encoded in this region:
- a CDS encoding bifunctional riboflavin kinase/FAD synthetase → MKIYSCIEDFYSFSPCVFSLGFFDGVHLGHKKLINYLLKKTKQQKYTSVLLTFNPHPKEILNPKQKVFYLNTLSEKISYLKKTGIEHLIIHPFTKTFAQTNMQDFFKKKLLSSIRISIFIIGYDFHLGKNRINAYNNLKYCSKLYGFQLKQINPYKIKNKIICSTNIRQSILKGDIMWSNTALGYSYSLSGYVIKGNGIGRKILTYPTANIQINNKKILPKKGVYAVNVLILEKIYQGIMNIGTSPTININNKQIKIEVHIFNFCTILYGKKINIFIIQMIREEKKFNSIQELQTQIKFDQIKAKFFLKKK
- a CDS encoding PD-(D/E)XK nuclease family protein, coding for MINNIDNFIKNLKKNCLKKIINLVSFNEEISHNLKTKYKDKPFYDYFTIYQLMEQISGLSLIPESNLFFYFFILLKQKKCILSHTFNHYSKWAYNILKDFQILDFNLTNIKNFFSYTISIEQINIWNINNGNTKYNLNITDNILFWQEIKQYYYYLNNELLKRKKGYTGMIFRQAISQLDNYLSSNHQEYFLFLIPSNLYFLNACEKKLINKIIKLNVGSIYYYHTYSKLYHNIFFLKKKNANNKIKIFSVSRDIDQINIIKKIIHKLIKQGSKLDQIIIILGDISLMELLSNTLHKLNIPIQTSIELPLYNILIHNTFYSILQLILNQEIYNKFYKQDILRVLSNGYIKQFLMKNNFSCIEKINAIDSDTDITIQIINKYIIDDLKIIFFKNYKNIFIWFLQLLKKFKNLLSTYAQQHILELKFILKLEKYITYIINTNTTKNINFGIQDLLIIYQHFITNNTIPYPYNNTKGGGGLKIIKFNNNFHLEYLENTIITSFNEGCIPPIIPNYIDKTFLSNELRKKFKIYCISNNKNNNKYYCQYFQNILNHSKNIFLLYNNEKDEFSSGEKSRFIHKMEINYTLYEENQTEYCNTNNNEKNQQSIIIKKTNYIINKLQKIANSGFSPSSIILYNKNKLDFYYNKILELKNLHTISFKQKIGHIVHKILDILYSPMKGNLLNLKSIHEMKHQCNNISKTVISQYQIKDHNNIFLLSLVTTYVNNFLSWDEQAILNGHTIFIKEIEYRISTQINQMIMHYDKVSLKGIIDRIDEYDGITRIIDYKIGVSKVKNIYISSNKIKNIFNNSYYGNIMQLLIYIYLWYNSPIVNSKISPVIAIVSPEKEKKNSISTIYINFLKKQQITYECYKTKIFPHLIKIISEILDPTIPMITNYINDF
- the leuB gene encoding 3-isopropylmalate dehydrogenase, with amino-acid sequence MKKRIVIIEGDGIGPEVIQQGKKILLCINKKFNHNFCYTQAVAGALAIRKFNNPMPDNTIENCLQADAVLFGAIGHSKYEFYPRGMRPEDGLLRLRKEMKLFCNIRPIISYSDINYSSPIKHNILQNVDFVIYRELISGIYFGKKGRLTNGEVAYDYCIYSKDEIKRIGKLAFKAADDRKKKLTLVDKANVLETSRLWREVIKEISLDYPNVQLEYLYIDNASMKIIMNPMDFDVILSDNMFGDILSDEASLLSGSLGLMPSASIGENNKGLFEPIHGSYPQAAGKNIANPLGCILSVAMMFNYFSLYKEQQLIEKAVRSSIHNHIITKDIANPLEKYYSTEQVGNYIESYIKNH
- the leuD gene encoding 3-isopropylmalate dehydratase small subunit; the protein is MKKFSILISQVVPLNRENIDTDQIIPARFLKESGIQIFGKNLFRDWRYHKNDDLNTNCILNNPSFSGKILLSGRNFGCGSSREHAVWAIMQYGFKVVISSFFADIFKENAFNNGLLTLEVSNIFLNKLFHQVEKNHKTKILVNLIQQKIIILETKAYQYFTINLYQKNCFINGYDNLSYLRSRKDDIEKFETNTSYFN